One Lactobacillus sp. CBA3606 DNA segment encodes these proteins:
- a CDS encoding 5-(carboxyamino)imidazole ribonucleotide synthase: MDNSVLNPGGTLGVIGNSTNGVGLVIAARNAGINVGVYGDNENTETMELADFRVVGALKDQQQLQNFAERCDMVTYESETIDASVVSFLAAHTRVPQGTDALEIMQDRSLERAFFSQLNLNVAPSATIVSLDDVYQSIGSIGYPSILKPIQKGLGQNRQLVIKTQTDIVKAADLLDWGTYLLESLIPYQKELSVIVAKTATATEFFPIVENRYRDHDLLETIVPAQIDAAVNDEILRITTEISDNLTYTGIFEVAFFLTASGNLYIKRIVPAMHQAGYVFDRATNISMAEQHLRAIAGLPLMPIKQVMPIVAVYFTSAQLNGIRTQWQIKPNWFFNFYHRTKLQAEKAVLAGHVLIEADSVKDALDQVDDTGIWRLGAATNAADSDAQRD, encoded by the coding sequence GTGGACAACTCAGTTTTAAATCCAGGCGGTACTTTAGGTGTTATTGGCAATAGTACCAACGGTGTTGGATTGGTAATTGCCGCGCGTAATGCTGGCATTAATGTCGGGGTTTACGGTGATAATGAAAATACTGAGACCATGGAACTGGCAGATTTTCGCGTTGTCGGGGCCCTAAAGGATCAGCAACAATTACAGAATTTTGCGGAACGTTGCGATATGGTAACGTATGAATCTGAAACGATTGATGCATCAGTTGTTAGTTTCTTAGCGGCGCACACCCGCGTGCCTCAAGGAACCGATGCCTTAGAAATCATGCAAGATCGATCATTGGAACGGGCCTTTTTCAGTCAACTGAACTTAAATGTTGCGCCCTCAGCAACGATTGTTAGTCTGGATGATGTCTATCAATCAATTGGGTCGATTGGGTACCCCAGCATTTTAAAGCCGATTCAAAAAGGATTAGGGCAAAATCGGCAACTCGTCATTAAGACGCAGACCGATATTGTAAAAGCCGCTGATTTATTGGATTGGGGCACTTATTTATTGGAATCACTAATTCCTTATCAAAAAGAGTTGTCCGTGATTGTGGCAAAAACGGCGACGGCGACAGAATTTTTCCCAATTGTTGAGAATCGATATCGTGACCATGATTTATTGGAAACGATTGTCCCGGCGCAGATTGATGCCGCCGTTAATGATGAAATCTTACGAATTACGACTGAAATTAGCGATAATTTAACTTATACTGGGATTTTTGAAGTGGCCTTTTTCTTAACTGCCAGTGGTAATTTATACATTAAACGGATTGTTCCGGCCATGCATCAGGCTGGGTACGTCTTTGACCGGGCGACGAATATTAGCATGGCGGAGCAGCATTTGCGGGCAATCGCTGGCTTGCCATTAATGCCAATTAAACAAGTCATGCCGATTGTGGCCGTCTACTTCACGTCAGCCCAACTTAATGGGATTCGGACGCAATGGCAGATTAAACCAAATTGGTTCTTTAATTTTTACCATCGAACAAAATTACAAGCTGAAAAAGCGGTATTAGCCGGGCACGTCTTAATTGAAGCCGATAGCGTGAAAGATGCCTTGGATCAAGTTGATGATACTGGCATTTGGCGCTTAGGCGCTGCTACGAATGCAGCTGATAGTGACGCGCAACGTGATTAA
- the pcrA gene encoding DNA helicase PcrA, translating to MSKESLLAGMNDKQQEAVLDTEGPLLIMAGAGSGKTRVLTHRVAYLIEECGVNPWNVLAITFTNKAAREMRDRVGTLLGEAARDVWVSTFHALCVRILRRDIDKIGYNRAFTIAGTSEQRTLVKRILNDQNIDAKKFDPRSILSAISNAKNDLQTPAMYQEAAASPFESIVADVYTQYQRELAADQAVDFDDLIMLTIQLFRSDAETLSWYQNKFHYIHVDEYQDTNNAQYTLVNLLADKYHNLCVVGDADQSIYGWRGANMENILNFEQDYPQADSVMLEQNYRSTKTILAAANKVINNNTTRKPKKLWTENTTGDQISYYRGQSENDETHYVIAQIQTEMAENHYNYGDFAILYRTNAQSRVMEESLVKANMPYMMVGGNKFYDRKEIRDVLAYLTLIVNDQDSLNFERVVNEPKRGIGQTSVDKLRAFADEAGYSMLEAASNVDMANGISTRAKGALTQFATTLNELRAMRAYLSVTDLTQEILNRTGYMKALKNAKATKSLEAQARIENIEEFLSVTKQFDDSYQPEEEDSDKYVDFLADLALVSDVDNVEEEPQAVTLMTLHAAKGLEFPVVFLIGMEEGIFPLSRAMMDEDELEEERRLAYVGITRAEKKLYLTNAYSRMLYGRRQSNQASRFVEEIDQSLIKNDNTLDGSQGSQLDVPFATKKALTPAYKKHPVGTRATVKKASGTGADKNSWSIGDKVTHRKWGTGTVVKVTGAGEDAELDIAFKSEGIKRLLAAFAPIKKVQA from the coding sequence GTGTCAAAAGAAAGCTTATTGGCTGGAATGAATGACAAGCAACAAGAAGCCGTTTTAGACACTGAGGGGCCGCTATTAATTATGGCCGGCGCTGGCTCAGGCAAGACGCGAGTGTTAACGCATCGCGTGGCTTATTTAATTGAAGAATGTGGGGTCAATCCCTGGAATGTTTTAGCAATTACATTTACTAATAAGGCCGCTCGTGAAATGCGTGACCGGGTTGGAACTTTATTAGGCGAAGCAGCCCGTGACGTCTGGGTCTCGACGTTCCATGCGTTATGTGTGCGAATTTTACGCCGCGATATTGATAAGATTGGCTATAACCGCGCATTTACCATTGCGGGGACTAGCGAACAACGGACCTTAGTGAAGCGGATTTTGAACGATCAAAATATTGATGCCAAAAAATTCGATCCCAGGTCAATTCTATCAGCAATTTCGAATGCGAAGAATGACTTACAGACGCCAGCAATGTATCAAGAAGCTGCGGCTAGTCCATTTGAGAGCATTGTAGCGGACGTTTACACCCAGTATCAACGGGAATTAGCTGCGGATCAAGCGGTTGATTTTGATGACTTAATCATGTTGACCATTCAATTGTTCCGTAGTGATGCTGAGACGTTAAGCTGGTATCAAAATAAATTTCATTATATTCACGTTGATGAATATCAAGATACCAATAATGCACAATATACGTTAGTCAATTTATTAGCCGATAAATACCATAACTTGTGTGTCGTGGGTGATGCTGACCAGTCAATCTATGGCTGGCGTGGTGCCAATATGGAGAACATCCTGAACTTTGAGCAGGATTATCCCCAAGCTGATAGCGTGATGTTGGAACAAAATTACCGGTCAACCAAAACAATTTTGGCAGCCGCTAATAAAGTAATTAATAACAATACGACGCGTAAGCCGAAAAAATTATGGACAGAAAATACCACTGGTGATCAGATCTCTTATTACCGGGGCCAAAGTGAAAATGACGAAACTCACTATGTCATTGCACAAATTCAAACCGAAATGGCTGAAAATCATTATAATTATGGTGATTTTGCTATTTTGTATCGGACGAATGCGCAGTCACGAGTGATGGAAGAGTCCTTAGTTAAGGCGAACATGCCATACATGATGGTCGGGGGCAATAAATTCTACGATCGTAAAGAAATTCGCGATGTGTTGGCGTATTTAACTTTGATTGTCAATGATCAGGATTCACTTAACTTTGAACGGGTGGTCAATGAACCGAAACGCGGCATCGGTCAGACGAGTGTCGATAAGTTACGGGCTTTTGCTGATGAAGCGGGTTATTCGATGTTAGAGGCCGCTAGCAACGTGGATATGGCGAATGGCATTTCTACCCGTGCTAAGGGGGCGTTAACCCAATTTGCTACTACCTTGAATGAATTACGGGCAATGCGGGCGTATCTCTCCGTTACAGATTTAACGCAAGAAATTTTAAATCGGACTGGCTATATGAAGGCGTTAAAGAACGCTAAAGCTACCAAGTCACTTGAAGCCCAGGCCCGGATTGAAAATATTGAAGAATTTTTATCCGTTACGAAGCAATTTGATGATAGCTACCAGCCAGAAGAAGAAGATAGTGATAAGTATGTCGACTTTTTAGCTGACTTAGCGTTAGTTTCAGATGTTGATAATGTCGAAGAAGAACCACAAGCGGTGACGTTAATGACGTTACATGCTGCTAAAGGTCTAGAATTTCCAGTGGTCTTCTTAATTGGGATGGAAGAAGGCATCTTCCCGTTGTCACGGGCGATGATGGATGAAGACGAGCTTGAAGAAGAACGGCGATTAGCCTATGTCGGGATTACGCGGGCTGAAAAGAAGTTGTATCTGACAAATGCGTATTCACGGATGTTATACGGGCGGCGTCAAAGTAATCAAGCCTCACGTTTTGTGGAAGAAATCGATCAAAGTTTGATTAAAAATGATAATACGTTAGATGGGTCACAAGGCAGTCAATTAGATGTCCCATTTGCAACCAAGAAGGCGTTGACGCCAGCTTATAAGAAACACCCAGTTGGCACGCGGGCAACGGTTAAAAAGGCCAGCGGTACTGGTGCTGATAAGAATAGCTGGTCAATTGGCGACAAGGTAACCCATCGTAAGTGGGGGACTGGGACGGTGGTTAAGGTCACCGGTGCGGGCGAAGATGCTGAATTGGATATTGCGTTTAAATCTGAAGGAATCAAACGATTGCTCGCAGCCTTTGCACCGATTAAAAAGGTCCAAGCCTAG
- the ligA gene encoding NAD-dependent DNA ligase LigA: MAETPITQLDAASAATEAGQLRLELNQWRQDYYDHDAPQVDDAVYDQVYARLVALETAFPAIVTPDSPTQLVGGTVKAGFAKVSHPIPMLSLGDVFSQAELQSFDERLRQNVDDPFDYNCELKIDGLALSLQYENGRLVQGSTRGNGSVGEDITRNIMTIASIPHQLTRPLTVEVRGECYMPKAAFAALNERREAAGESVFANPRNAAAGTLRQLDPRVTAERQLSTFMYNVADYAPLKARTQSDLLTEFADLGLAINPTFKVAHTMTEVFDYIDQYQNKRADLAYGIDGIVIKANPLPLQRALGATVKVPRWAIAFKFPPDEQPTRLEAVEWTIGRTGVVTPTAVMTPVQLAGTTVARASLHNPDYVQAKDVRIGDTVLLHKAGDIIPEISAVDLTKRPAAAVALAIPTNCPSCGAPLVHLEDEVALRCINPKCPAQVQEGLVHFASRNAMNIEGLGPKLIAQLYTNHLISDVADLYRLTKDQLLALDKVKDKSAENLLTAIDRSRNNSLERLLFGLGIRHVGAKVARLIAQHFGTIDALMTADQAEIAAIDSMGDIIANAVVQYFGSTAVQTLITELHAVNVNTTYQGPSATVANDSDSWFAGKRVVLTGKLQRFTRTDASQWLEAHGATVTGSVSKKTDLVIAGEDAGSKLQKAEQLNITVWDEARFSTTMREDA, translated from the coding sequence ATGGCAGAAACGCCCATCACACAGTTAGACGCGGCTAGTGCTGCAACTGAGGCTGGTCAATTACGACTTGAACTGAATCAGTGGCGGCAAGATTACTATGATCATGATGCGCCCCAAGTTGACGATGCAGTTTATGACCAAGTGTATGCCCGGTTAGTGGCTTTAGAGACGGCTTTTCCGGCCATAGTCACGCCAGATTCACCCACACAACTGGTTGGTGGTACGGTCAAGGCTGGTTTTGCCAAAGTATCGCATCCGATTCCGATGTTGTCGTTAGGCGATGTATTCTCACAAGCTGAATTACAAAGCTTTGATGAGCGGTTACGCCAAAATGTTGATGACCCATTTGATTATAATTGCGAATTAAAAATTGATGGTTTAGCACTATCCTTACAATATGAGAATGGGCGTTTAGTCCAAGGTTCAACGCGTGGTAATGGGTCCGTTGGCGAAGATATTACACGCAATATTATGACGATTGCGTCAATTCCACACCAACTAACACGCCCGTTAACGGTGGAAGTTCGAGGCGAGTGTTACATGCCTAAAGCTGCATTTGCGGCCCTGAATGAACGACGAGAAGCCGCTGGCGAGAGTGTCTTTGCGAATCCTAGAAATGCTGCTGCAGGGACGTTACGCCAACTAGATCCACGGGTGACAGCTGAACGTCAACTCAGTACTTTTATGTATAATGTCGCTGACTATGCGCCCTTAAAGGCCCGGACGCAAAGTGACTTGTTAACTGAGTTTGCGGACTTGGGCTTAGCGATTAATCCGACGTTCAAGGTGGCTCATACGATGACTGAGGTCTTTGACTATATTGACCAGTATCAAAATAAACGGGCGGACTTAGCTTATGGGATTGACGGGATTGTGATCAAAGCCAATCCGTTACCCTTGCAGCGCGCCTTAGGAGCCACGGTTAAGGTGCCACGCTGGGCCATTGCGTTTAAATTTCCACCAGATGAACAGCCGACCCGATTAGAAGCCGTTGAATGGACGATTGGACGGACGGGGGTCGTTACCCCGACTGCCGTTATGACCCCGGTGCAGTTAGCTGGTACCACGGTGGCGCGAGCTTCCTTACACAATCCGGACTATGTGCAAGCCAAAGATGTCCGGATTGGAGATACGGTATTGTTGCATAAGGCTGGCGATATTATTCCAGAAATTTCAGCCGTTGATTTGACGAAACGACCAGCGGCAGCCGTCGCTTTAGCAATTCCAACCAATTGTCCCTCATGTGGGGCACCGTTGGTTCATTTAGAAGATGAAGTGGCCTTAAGGTGTATTAATCCGAAATGTCCAGCTCAGGTTCAAGAAGGCTTAGTCCACTTTGCATCACGTAATGCGATGAATATTGAGGGCTTAGGACCTAAGTTGATTGCACAATTGTATACCAATCACTTGATTAGTGATGTCGCTGATTTATATCGGTTAACGAAAGATCAACTACTCGCTTTAGATAAAGTAAAAGATAAATCTGCTGAAAACCTCTTGACAGCGATTGACCGTAGTCGCAATAATTCACTTGAACGATTATTATTTGGTTTGGGTATTCGGCACGTGGGCGCCAAGGTTGCCCGCTTAATTGCGCAACACTTTGGCACGATTGATGCGCTGATGACTGCTGATCAAGCTGAAATTGCGGCGATTGACTCGATGGGCGATATTATTGCCAATGCAGTTGTCCAGTATTTCGGCAGTACGGCAGTGCAAACCTTAATTACCGAGTTACACGCTGTTAACGTTAATACCACTTACCAAGGTCCCAGTGCAACGGTTGCCAATGATAGTGACAGTTGGTTTGCTGGAAAACGGGTGGTCTTAACGGGGAAGCTACAGCGGTTCACGCGTACGGATGCTAGTCAGTGGTTAGAAGCACACGGGGCAACCGTGACCGGCAGTGTTTCTAAAAAGACTGATTTAGTGATTGCGGGTGAAGACGCGGGCAGTAAATTGCAAAAAGCAGAACAGTTGAACATTACGGTTTGGGATGAAGCCCGGTTCAGCACAACAATGAGGGAGGATGCATGA
- a CDS encoding CamS family sex pheromone protein, with protein MNVKRIRTIGLVAVAAIVLAACGNLKSSSFGSNSTSTTTTGSKTTTTTGSTDSEFYQGVIKNGQYRTSKSRGVNVSQNDNVMNLKSFETGLLDVSKKEFSTSKYVYQEGQYLSTSTVEDWLGRKSKSNATGLNPASNGKTGASTRNPIYLQQLEEQDYMIQSGSKLTLGGVTVGLGLNSVDYYTKVEYGATYETNISTTELTAQGKRMANTVLQRLRQKSALKSVPIVLALYKQSSNDSLVGGNMVAYAVSKNGSTSVSDWKALNWNNYVFPATTESKNAGANSTDTSDFSSFKTHVQNFFPNLSGVTANAHYKDKSLSKLSVNITTKFYSETEIISFTQYLATAAKRYLPSGVPVEITVKSANGDIQSFLARTAKGSAYYTHVFSDQGNN; from the coding sequence GTGAATGTCAAACGCATACGCACGATTGGCTTAGTGGCAGTTGCCGCAATCGTATTAGCCGCTTGTGGTAATTTAAAGAGTTCGTCATTTGGATCAAATAGCACGAGTACCACGACAACGGGGTCGAAAACCACGACCACGACCGGATCGACAGACTCAGAATTCTATCAAGGGGTCATTAAAAACGGCCAGTACCGGACCAGCAAATCACGGGGCGTCAATGTGTCTCAAAATGATAACGTGATGAACTTGAAGAGCTTTGAAACGGGTTTATTAGACGTTTCAAAGAAAGAATTCTCAACCAGTAAATACGTTTATCAAGAAGGGCAATATCTAAGCACGTCGACGGTTGAAGATTGGTTGGGCCGCAAGTCCAAGAGCAATGCGACCGGCTTAAACCCCGCTAGCAATGGGAAAACCGGTGCTAGTACGCGAAATCCAATTTATTTGCAACAATTGGAAGAACAAGACTATATGATTCAAAGTGGCAGTAAGCTCACCTTAGGTGGCGTGACCGTTGGGTTAGGTTTGAACTCAGTCGATTACTACACGAAAGTCGAATATGGCGCAACCTATGAGACCAATATCTCAACGACGGAACTTACAGCGCAAGGGAAGCGGATGGCTAATACCGTCTTACAACGCTTACGGCAAAAGTCGGCCTTGAAGAGCGTGCCAATTGTTTTGGCTCTTTACAAGCAGTCTTCAAATGATAGTCTAGTAGGTGGGAACATGGTGGCTTATGCCGTTTCTAAGAACGGGTCGACCAGTGTTAGTGATTGGAAAGCCCTTAATTGGAATAATTATGTCTTCCCAGCAACGACTGAATCGAAGAACGCCGGTGCCAATAGTACGGATACGTCTGATTTCAGTTCCTTTAAGACGCATGTTCAAAACTTCTTCCCGAACTTATCGGGCGTTACGGCTAATGCGCACTACAAAGACAAGTCATTGAGTAAGTTGAGTGTTAATATCACGACTAAGTTCTACAGTGAGACTGAAATCATCAGCTTTACGCAATACTTGGCAACGGCTGCCAAACGCTACTTACCATCAGGCGTACCGGTTGAGATTACGGTTAAGAGTGCGAATGGTGATATTCAGAGTTTCTTAGCTCGAACCGCCAAAGGGAGCGCTTATTACACCCATGTCTTTAGTGATCAAGGTAATAATTAA
- the gatC gene encoding Asp-tRNA(Asn)/Glu-tRNA(Gln) amidotransferase subunit GatC produces MAEERIDAEQVAHVASLAKLEFTPAQLETFTGQLEKIIGMFEELSTVDTTGVPVTSQVSDRRNALRADVAVKSDDRAALLANAPETQNGLIKVPAIIDESGDGE; encoded by the coding sequence ATGGCTGAAGAACGCATTGATGCTGAACAAGTTGCCCATGTGGCTAGCTTAGCGAAGCTTGAATTTACACCAGCACAACTTGAAACTTTTACGGGCCAACTTGAAAAAATCATTGGTATGTTTGAAGAATTAAGCACAGTTGATACGACGGGGGTTCCGGTGACTTCACAAGTGAGTGACCGACGGAATGCCTTACGCGCGGATGTTGCTGTTAAAAGTGATGACCGGGCGGCCTTATTAGCGAATGCCCCTGAAACGCAAAATGGGCTAATTAAAGTGCCAGCAATTATTGATGAAAGTGGGGACGGTGAATAA
- the gatA gene encoding Asp-tRNA(Asn)/Glu-tRNA(Gln) amidotransferase subunit GatA, protein MDFFDQDLTSLHADLVAKKLSATELTQATFANLAKTDAQVDAFLGLNEAAALTKAQQLDADGINADNVLAGIPVAVKDNIVTKGLTTTAASKMLANFVPVYNATVVDQMLAHDMIIVGKTNMDEFAMGGSTETSAFKVTKNPWDLTRVPGGSSGGSAVAVAAGQVPVAYGSDTGGSIRQPASFNGIVGMKPTYGRVSRWGLIAFGSSLDQIGPMTRTVKDNATALNLIAGNDAHDGTSSKRAVPDFTAGLTGDIKGMKIALPKEYMGAGIDPKVRAVIQAAVKQFEALGATVEEVSLPNSRYGVAAYYIIASSEASSNLQRFDGIRYGFRAQDVKNLEDVYVRSRSEGFGDEVKRRIMLGTFSLSAGYYDAYFHKAGQIRTMIINDFNKVFEDYDLIIGPTAPTPAFKLGDEISDPITMYMNDVLTIPVNLAGLPGMSIPAGFADGMPVGLQLIGKSFDESTLYKAGYAFEQATDFHQATPTLGGTH, encoded by the coding sequence ATGGATTTCTTTGACCAAGATTTAACAAGTCTCCATGCAGATTTAGTGGCTAAAAAGCTCAGCGCCACCGAATTAACGCAAGCAACTTTTGCTAATTTGGCGAAAACTGATGCCCAAGTCGATGCTTTTCTAGGCTTGAATGAAGCGGCTGCGTTAACTAAGGCCCAACAATTAGATGCTGATGGGATTAACGCTGACAATGTCTTAGCTGGGATTCCAGTTGCAGTTAAGGATAATATTGTTACCAAAGGGCTCACGACCACCGCAGCTTCTAAGATGCTGGCTAATTTTGTGCCCGTCTATAATGCCACAGTCGTGGATCAGATGTTAGCTCATGATATGATTATCGTTGGTAAGACTAACATGGATGAATTCGCCATGGGTGGTTCGACTGAAACCTCAGCGTTTAAAGTAACGAAAAACCCTTGGGACTTGACGCGGGTCCCCGGTGGTTCTTCGGGTGGTTCAGCAGTCGCAGTCGCAGCTGGTCAAGTCCCGGTTGCCTATGGTTCTGATACGGGTGGTTCAATTCGGCAACCGGCTTCATTTAACGGCATTGTTGGGATGAAACCCACTTATGGTCGGGTATCACGTTGGGGCTTAATTGCCTTTGGGTCATCACTAGACCAAATTGGACCAATGACGCGAACGGTTAAGGATAATGCAACTGCCTTGAACTTGATTGCTGGTAATGATGCGCACGATGGCACGAGTTCTAAACGAGCTGTGCCAGACTTTACCGCCGGATTAACCGGCGATATTAAAGGCATGAAGATTGCGTTACCTAAGGAATACATGGGTGCCGGGATTGATCCTAAAGTCCGGGCAGTCATCCAAGCAGCTGTTAAACAGTTTGAAGCTTTAGGGGCAACAGTTGAAGAAGTCTCATTACCAAATAGTCGATATGGGGTCGCTGCTTACTACATTATTGCGTCCTCAGAAGCTTCTTCAAACTTACAACGGTTTGATGGAATTCGGTATGGTTTCCGGGCCCAAGACGTTAAGAACCTAGAAGATGTCTATGTTCGGAGTCGTTCTGAAGGTTTTGGTGATGAAGTTAAACGGCGGATTATGCTGGGCACTTTCTCATTGTCAGCTGGCTACTATGATGCCTATTTCCATAAAGCTGGACAAATTCGGACGATGATTATTAATGACTTTAATAAAGTCTTTGAAGACTATGATTTGATTATCGGACCAACTGCGCCAACACCAGCCTTTAAGTTGGGTGACGAAATTTCTGACCCGATTACGATGTACATGAATGATGTCTTGACAATTCCAGTTAACTTAGCTGGATTACCAGGGATGTCTATTCCAGCTGGCTTTGCCGATGGCATGCCAGTAGGCTTACAATTGATTGGGAAGTCCTTTGATGAAAGCACGCTTTATAAAGCGGGCTATGCCTTTGAGCAAGCGACCGACTTTCATCAAGCAACACCCACGTTAGGAGGGACGCATTAA
- the gatB gene encoding Asp-tRNA(Asn)/Glu-tRNA(Gln) amidotransferase subunit GatB: protein MNFETTIGLEVHVELKTNSKIFSPSPVQFGAEPNANTNVIDWGYPGVLPTANQGVVEAGIKTATALHAQIESETYFDRKNYFYPDNPKAYQISQHEKPLAHDGWLEIEVDGEKKRIGIEEMHIEEDAGKNTHENDYSYVDLNRQGTPLIEIVSKPELSSPAEAYAYCEALRQRVQFTGVSDVKMEEGSMRVDVNISIRPAGSDKYGVKTEMKNLNSFNYVRKSLEFEEQRQQRVLMSGGKVQQETRRFDETTGQTILMRVKEGSDDYRYFPEPDVPVVEISDDWIAAIKRDLPEMPGSRRERYVHDFGLTAYDAGVLTQTKEMSDFFDATVAAGADPKLTSNYLQGDVNAFLNENRVDLQATQLTPKNLAGMIKMLTDETISSKIAKKVFKAIMQGEDPVKWVNDKGLVQLSDPAKLQPIIDGVLSNNQQSIDDFKNGKDRAVGFLVGQIMKQTHGQANPKVVNQLLMTALKAR from the coding sequence ATGAATTTTGAAACGACTATTGGGCTAGAAGTCCACGTTGAATTAAAAACCAATTCAAAAATCTTTAGTCCGTCACCCGTTCAATTTGGGGCGGAACCTAATGCCAATACGAACGTGATTGACTGGGGCTATCCGGGGGTTTTACCCACGGCTAACCAAGGGGTTGTCGAAGCTGGGATTAAAACGGCCACGGCCTTACATGCCCAGATTGAATCTGAAACTTATTTTGATCGTAAAAACTATTTTTATCCAGATAATCCGAAAGCTTATCAAATTTCACAGCATGAAAAACCATTAGCTCATGATGGCTGGCTTGAAATTGAAGTCGATGGTGAAAAGAAACGAATCGGTATCGAAGAAATGCATATTGAAGAAGATGCTGGTAAGAATACCCATGAAAATGACTATTCTTACGTGGATTTGAACCGGCAAGGGACACCGTTAATTGAAATCGTGTCGAAGCCAGAATTAAGTTCACCAGCAGAAGCTTATGCTTACTGTGAAGCCTTACGGCAACGGGTGCAATTTACCGGAGTTTCCGATGTTAAGATGGAAGAAGGGTCAATGCGGGTTGATGTCAATATCTCGATTCGACCAGCAGGTTCAGATAAGTACGGTGTCAAAACCGAAATGAAGAACTTGAACTCTTTCAACTATGTCCGTAAGTCCCTCGAATTTGAGGAACAACGCCAACAACGGGTCTTAATGTCTGGTGGCAAAGTTCAACAAGAGACCCGCCGTTTTGATGAAACCACAGGTCAAACTATTTTAATGCGGGTTAAGGAAGGTAGCGATGACTACCGTTACTTCCCAGAACCAGATGTCCCCGTTGTTGAAATCAGTGATGACTGGATTGCTGCAATCAAGCGTGACTTACCCGAAATGCCAGGCTCACGGCGCGAACGTTACGTGCACGACTTTGGCTTAACGGCATATGATGCCGGTGTTTTGACCCAGACTAAAGAAATGTCAGACTTCTTTGATGCCACGGTGGCGGCTGGCGCAGATCCTAAGTTGACTTCGAACTACTTGCAAGGGGACGTTAATGCGTTCTTGAACGAAAATCGGGTCGATTTACAAGCGACGCAGCTTACGCCAAAGAACTTAGCTGGTATGATTAAGATGTTGACGGACGAAACAATTTCAAGTAAAATCGCGAAGAAAGTCTTCAAGGCAATCATGCAAGGTGAAGATCCGGTTAAGTGGGTCAACGACAAAGGTTTAGTTCAATTGTCAGATCCAGCTAAATTACAACCCATTATTGATGGTGTTTTGAGCAATAATCAACAATCAATTGATGACTTTAAGAATGGGAAAGACCGGGCAGTTGGTTTCTTGGTGGGTCAAATCATGAAGCAAACCCATGGTCAAGCTAATCCCAAAGTCGTTAACCAATTATTAATGACGGCTTTAAAAGCACGGTAA
- a CDS encoding diacylglycerol kinase, producing MRKRARIIYNPTSGREALAHDLVEILDIFEQAGYETSAYATTPAPNSAADEARRCAKDGFELLVAAGGDGTINQVVNGIAGLKRRPKMAIIPAGTTNDYARALRIPRNDPVAAAKVVLKNQTVKMDIGQAGEQYFINIAAGGLLTELTYDVPSQLKSIFGYAAYLAKGAELLPRVKPVEMDLKYDDGHFTGKASMFFLALTNSVGGFEQIVPDASLDDGKFTMIIVKTSNLAKILHLMTLVLNGGRHINDPSIIYVKTNKVVAKPVADRLMINLDGGYGGDAPMIFRDLKQHIEMFADTDRIPDEAITDPEIQDAERNFVSAVDQLPKAVADSETE from the coding sequence ATGCGTAAACGGGCACGAATCATTTATAACCCGACATCTGGTCGTGAAGCTTTGGCTCATGACCTCGTTGAAATTTTAGATATCTTTGAACAAGCCGGGTACGAAACCAGTGCCTATGCCACCACGCCAGCACCCAATTCAGCAGCTGATGAAGCTCGCCGGTGTGCGAAAGATGGCTTTGAATTACTCGTTGCCGCTGGCGGTGACGGGACCATCAATCAAGTGGTTAATGGGATTGCGGGGCTGAAACGGCGGCCTAAAATGGCAATTATCCCAGCTGGAACGACGAATGATTATGCTCGAGCGTTACGTATTCCCCGTAATGATCCCGTGGCAGCGGCTAAAGTTGTTTTAAAGAATCAGACAGTTAAGATGGATATTGGTCAAGCTGGTGAGCAGTATTTTATTAATATTGCTGCTGGGGGCCTATTGACGGAATTGACCTATGATGTCCCGTCACAATTAAAATCAATCTTTGGTTATGCGGCTTACTTAGCTAAGGGCGCCGAGTTATTGCCACGGGTGAAGCCCGTTGAGATGGACTTGAAATATGATGATGGTCATTTCACTGGCAAGGCATCGATGTTTTTCTTAGCTTTGACTAATTCAGTCGGCGGTTTTGAACAAATTGTTCCAGATGCATCGTTGGATGATGGCAAATTTACGATGATTATCGTGAAGACGAGTAATCTCGCCAAAATTTTACATTTGATGACGTTGGTCTTAAACGGTGGTCGGCACATCAATGATCCTAGTATTATTTATGTGAAGACTAACAAGGTGGTAGCCAAGCCAGTTGCTGACCGCTTAATGATTAACTTGGATGGGGGATACGGCGGCGATGCGCCGATGATTTTCCGTGACTTGAAGCAACATATCGAGATGTTTGCGGATACGGATCGGATTCCTGATGAAGCCATCACGGACCCTGAGATTCAAGATGCTGAACGTAATTTCGTTTCTGCGGTAGACCAATTACCAAAGGCCGTGGCT